In Rhodanobacter denitrificans, a single window of DNA contains:
- the merT gene encoding mercuric ion transporter MerT yields the protein MKNTQVVKKTGSGALLAGGITALLASTCCLGPLVLVALGFSGAWIGNLTVLEPYRPYFIGAALIAMVFAWRRIYRPATACAPGDVCAVPQVRTTYKVLFWIVAALVLVALTFPYLATLFY from the coding sequence ATGAAAAATACCCAAGTCGTCAAGAAAACAGGTTCCGGCGCTCTTCTGGCCGGGGGTATCACCGCACTACTGGCGTCGACCTGTTGCCTTGGTCCCCTGGTCTTGGTCGCCCTTGGGTTCAGTGGCGCCTGGATCGGCAACCTGACTGTGCTTGAGCCGTACCGCCCGTACTTTATCGGTGCAGCGCTGATCGCGATGGTCTTCGCCTGGCGACGCATCTACCGGCCTGCTACGGCGTGCGCGCCTGGTGACGTCTGCGCTGTGCCGCAGGTCAGGACCACCTACAAAGTCTTGTTCTGGATCGTCGCAGCCCTGGTGCTCGTGGCGCTGACCTTTCCCTATCTCGCCACGCTGTTTTACTGA
- the merE gene encoding broad-spectrum mercury transporter MerE translates to MNGHERKSITGYLWAGLAVLTCPCHLPILAALLAGTTAGAFFSAHWVIAALGLISLFGLSVWRAIRAFGGRV, encoded by the coding sequence ATGAACGGTCACGAGCGCAAATCCATCACGGGTTACCTGTGGGCCGGGCTGGCTGTGCTGACGTGCCCGTGTCACCTCCCGATCCTGGCCGCGCTCTTGGCGGGTACGACGGCCGGCGCCTTTTTCAGTGCGCACTGGGTCATCGCGGCACTGGGGTTGATCAGCTTGTTCGGGCTATCCGTGTGGCGGGCGATACGTGCGTTTGGAGGACGCGTATGA
- the merA gene encoding mercury(II) reductase codes for MNEQTLSVIGMTCADCARHVEKALRALPDVVAADVAYPQNVAHVRSTQPLTVEQLNAGLPQNYRIAAASAPQADTLARKSSMLDQALGSLGGWFKPRGDVDRTPTASEQRLHVAVIGTGGGAMAAALKAVELGARVTVIERGTVGGTCVNIGCVPSKIMIRAAHVAHLRRSSPFDDGISSTGPVVRRDRLLAQQQGRVDELRHAKYEGILDTNPNIQLLRGEARFKDAHTLVVTSTTGRGESEVSFDRCLIATGAHAAVPPIPGLKDTPYWTSTEALASDAIPPRLAVIGSSVVAVELAQAFARLGSHVTILARSSLFFREDPAIGEAITAAFRAEGIEVLEHTQASQVAHANGEFVLTTGHGEVRADRLLVATGRTANTRDLALEAAGVAVNAQNAIVVDRGMRTSAPHIYAAGDCTDQPQFVYVAAAAGTRAAINLMGGEATLDLTTMPAVVFTEPQVATVGLSEAEAHLQGIETDSRTLSLDNVPRALVNFDTHGFIKLVAEAGSGRLIGVQAVTPEAGEIIQAAALAIRARMTVQELADQLFPYLTMVEGLKLAAQTFTKDVKQLSCCAG; via the coding sequence ATGAACGAACAAACCCTCTCTGTGATCGGCATGACGTGCGCCGATTGCGCCCGACATGTTGAAAAAGCGCTCCGGGCGTTGCCTGACGTCGTCGCCGCTGACGTCGCCTACCCGCAAAATGTGGCGCACGTCCGTAGTACCCAGCCATTGACGGTGGAGCAACTCAACGCGGGTCTGCCGCAAAACTACCGGATCGCCGCCGCCTCGGCACCGCAAGCCGACACACTCGCGCGCAAGTCCTCCATGCTCGACCAGGCCTTGGGCTCGCTGGGTGGTTGGTTCAAGCCGCGTGGCGATGTCGACCGCACGCCCACCGCTTCGGAGCAGCGACTGCACGTTGCTGTCATCGGCACGGGCGGCGGGGCCATGGCGGCAGCGCTGAAGGCCGTTGAACTCGGCGCCCGGGTGACCGTCATCGAGCGCGGAACCGTCGGTGGTACCTGCGTCAATATCGGCTGCGTGCCGTCGAAGATCATGATCCGCGCCGCGCACGTGGCCCACCTGCGTCGAAGCAGTCCGTTCGATGACGGCATCTCCAGTACGGGGCCGGTGGTTCGGCGTGACCGACTGCTCGCCCAACAGCAAGGTCGTGTCGACGAACTGCGTCACGCCAAGTACGAGGGGATTCTCGATACCAACCCCAACATCCAGCTGCTGCGTGGCGAAGCGCGTTTCAAGGACGCACACACGCTCGTCGTCACGTCGACGACGGGGCGTGGTGAATCGGAGGTGTCTTTCGATCGCTGCCTGATCGCCACGGGTGCCCACGCGGCGGTGCCGCCCATCCCCGGCTTGAAGGACACCCCGTATTGGACGTCCACCGAGGCATTAGCCAGTGACGCGATTCCGCCGCGGCTCGCCGTCATCGGCTCGTCAGTGGTTGCGGTGGAATTGGCGCAAGCCTTCGCGCGGTTGGGCAGTCACGTCACCATCTTGGCGCGCAGCAGCTTGTTCTTTCGCGAAGATCCGGCCATCGGCGAGGCGATCACGGCGGCGTTCCGTGCCGAAGGCATCGAGGTGTTGGAGCACACCCAGGCCAGCCAAGTTGCCCATGCCAACGGTGAATTCGTGCTCACCACCGGGCACGGCGAAGTGCGTGCCGATCGGTTGCTGGTGGCCACGGGCCGGACCGCCAACACGCGTGACCTCGCGCTGGAGGCGGCGGGTGTTGCGGTGAATGCTCAAAACGCCATCGTGGTCGATCGCGGTATGCGAACCAGTGCGCCGCACATCTATGCTGCGGGCGATTGCACCGACCAGCCGCAGTTCGTCTACGTGGCGGCCGCCGCCGGTACACGTGCCGCCATCAACCTGATGGGGGGCGAGGCGACCTTGGATCTCACCACCATGCCGGCGGTGGTGTTCACGGAGCCCCAAGTCGCGACCGTAGGCCTTAGCGAGGCGGAAGCGCACCTGCAGGGTATCGAGACGGATAGCCGCACACTTTCACTCGATAACGTGCCGCGGGCGCTCGTCAATTTCGACACCCATGGCTTTATCAAGCTGGTGGCCGAAGCGGGTAGCGGCCGGCTCATCGGGGTGCAGGCGGTGACGCCGGAAGCCGGCGAGATCATCCAGGCGGCCGCACTGGCGATCCGGGCGCGCATGACCGTGCAGGAGCTTGCCGATCAGTTGTTCCCGTACCTGACGATGGTCGAGGGCCTGAAACTGGCGGCACAGACCTTCACCAAGGACGTCAAGCAACTTTCCTGCTGTGCCGGATGA
- a CDS encoding site-specific integrase produces MKRNSDLRLPTLPPIAPPEQLATEAAAAVRDILAEAASANTARSYASALRYCAAWYQGRYGQPFALPLPEAVVIQFIVDHLARRSESALTWELPPALDAALVEAGLKQRLGPLKLSTISHRIAVLSKAHQWRRVANPCEQPAVRHLLARARRAAVKRGDRPTKKTAITQPELAALLATCDASLTGVRDRALLLFAFASGGRRRSEVAAADLSDLRRVGERAFVYHLGHSKTQQAGPSVTATPDKPILGPAADALAAWLAAAQLTDGPIFRRLWRHRIGGGLSPASVAAIVQRRAAMAGLEGDFGGHSLRSGFVTEGGRQGIALPALMAMTEHRAVGSVIGYFQAGGVTDNPAARLLDDGILHASHASSPSSVSGDDAS; encoded by the coding sequence ATGAAAAGAAACAGCGATTTGCGACTTCCCACCCTGCCTCCTATCGCTCCGCCGGAGCAATTGGCCACGGAAGCGGCGGCGGCCGTGCGCGACATCCTGGCCGAAGCGGCGTCGGCGAACACCGCGCGCAGTTATGCCAGCGCGCTGCGCTACTGCGCCGCCTGGTATCAGGGCCGCTACGGCCAGCCGTTTGCCCTGCCATTGCCCGAGGCGGTGGTGATCCAGTTCATCGTCGACCACCTGGCCCGTCGGAGCGAATCGGCGCTCACCTGGGAGCTGCCGCCCGCACTGGATGCCGCACTGGTCGAGGCCGGCCTCAAACAACGCCTGGGGCCGCTGAAGTTGAGTACGATCAGCCATCGGATCGCCGTGCTGTCCAAAGCGCACCAGTGGCGTCGCGTGGCCAACCCGTGCGAGCAGCCGGCCGTCCGTCACCTGCTGGCCCGCGCCCGCCGCGCCGCGGTCAAACGCGGCGACCGCCCCACCAAGAAGACCGCGATCACCCAGCCCGAGCTGGCCGCGCTGCTGGCCACCTGCGATGCCTCCCTGACCGGGGTGCGCGATCGCGCGCTGCTGCTGTTCGCGTTCGCCAGCGGCGGGCGCCGACGCAGTGAAGTGGCCGCCGCGGACCTGAGCGATCTGCGCCGGGTCGGCGAGCGCGCGTTCGTGTACCACCTGGGGCACAGTAAGACCCAACAGGCCGGACCGAGCGTCACCGCCACGCCCGACAAGCCCATCCTGGGTCCCGCGGCCGACGCACTGGCCGCTTGGCTGGCGGCGGCTCAGCTCACGGACGGCCCGATCTTCCGTCGGCTGTGGCGGCACCGCATTGGTGGCGGCCTCTCACCCGCCTCGGTCGCAGCCATCGTGCAACGCCGCGCCGCGATGGCTGGGTTGGAGGGGGACTTCGGCGGGCACAGTCTGCGCTCGGGCTTTGTCACCGAAGGCGGCCGCCAAGGCATCGCGCTGCCGGCGTTGATGGCCATGACCGAGCACCGCGCGGTGGGCAGCGTAATCGGGTACTTCCAGGCCGGTGGCGTGACCGACAATCCCGCGGCGCGCCTGCTCGACGATGGCATCCTGCATGCGTCGCACGCATCGTCCCCCTCATCGGTTTCGGGCGACGATGCGTCATGA
- a CDS encoding DNA-binding protein, with translation MHYEIHRETDMARGGLYKTEVQKARNSLLAQGKHPSVDALRVALGNTGSKTTIHRYLKELEAEDGPRVGATVAISDALQDLVGRLAERLHEEAEVRITAAQERFTAERQALTATVEQHRQEATALSTQLQRTDIALQDEKAAHEQAQQGLRDRALLVQQLEERVAGMTTRLTEHEAHIQSLEDKHQHARDALEHYRTAVKEQRDQEQRRHEHQVQGLQVELRQANDTITSKNHELLQLNRDNARMTEHINQLDKEFRQFRTEHQKLQHAYDANLPLAKEHPTLQMRLAQAEQGQAHLQTQLAAAETQLTTERDHRREVETQRAASQARLDVLEEMFARLRNVSTTEVDVHEAEAVPRANPARSNVRRR, from the coding sequence ATGCATTATGAAATCCATCGAGAGACCGATATGGCACGTGGTGGCTTGTACAAGACCGAGGTCCAGAAGGCGCGGAACAGTCTGTTGGCGCAGGGAAAGCATCCTTCGGTCGACGCCTTACGGGTGGCCTTGGGTAATACCGGCTCCAAGACCACCATCCACCGCTACCTGAAGGAACTGGAAGCCGAGGACGGGCCGCGTGTCGGTGCGACGGTGGCGATCAGCGATGCCTTACAGGATCTAGTCGGCCGGCTGGCCGAACGACTGCACGAGGAGGCCGAGGTCCGGATCACCGCGGCGCAAGAACGCTTCACGGCGGAACGCCAAGCGCTGACTGCCACCGTGGAACAGCACCGCCAAGAAGCGACTGCGCTCAGCACGCAGCTGCAGCGTACCGATATCGCCCTGCAAGACGAAAAGGCTGCCCATGAACAGGCCCAACAAGGGCTTCGTGATCGCGCGTTGCTCGTCCAGCAGTTGGAGGAGCGGGTCGCCGGCATGACCACTCGGCTGACTGAGCACGAAGCGCACATTCAGTCGCTGGAAGACAAACACCAGCATGCCCGCGATGCCTTGGAGCACTATCGGACGGCAGTCAAGGAACAGCGCGACCAAGAGCAGCGCCGGCACGAACACCAGGTGCAGGGACTGCAGGTCGAGTTGCGACAAGCCAACGACACCATCACGAGCAAGAATCACGAGCTACTGCAGCTCAACCGCGATAATGCCCGGATGACCGAGCATATCAATCAGCTCGACAAGGAGTTTCGCCAGTTCCGCACCGAGCATCAGAAACTGCAACACGCCTACGACGCGAATCTGCCGCTGGCCAAGGAGCATCCGACCTTGCAGATGCGGTTGGCCCAAGCCGAACAAGGGCAGGCGCATCTGCAAACCCAGCTCGCAGCGGCCGAAACTCAATTGACCACCGAACGGGATCACCGGCGAGAGGTGGAGACCCAGCGCGCCGCCAGCCAGGCACGGTTGGACGTACTGGAAGAAATGTTTGCTCGACTGCGCAACGTCAGTACCACTGAGGTTGATGTCCATGAGGCTGAAGCGGTGCCTCGTGCGAATCCGGCACGATCGAACGTCCGGCGTCGTTAG
- a CDS encoding dihydrolipoyl dehydrogenase family protein: MNPNESFDLIVIGAGTGGTGVARMAAAAGWKVAVVDSLPYGGTCALRGCDPKKMLIAVTEGVDWARNLKGKGLRAQTAVDWPDMIAFKRSFTDLMSGRIEAGMQRAGVVPLHGQARFTGPNTIEVNGELLTARHFHLATGARPMTLNIPGENLLITSTDFLELPERPDRVVFVGGGFIAMEFAHICKRAGSRDVTVLEMMKRPLGNFDPDMVGMLSEATADLGIDLRTEARVLTIEQDGAGFIVTYETPQGTQTIACDRVVHATGRVPNIEHLNLDAAGVAYGRKGIQVSPFMRTTNPAIFAAGDCADSGPNLTPVSANEGRIAGKNLLAGKDERAIHYPPIPSVVFTLPPVASVGLSEDAAREQGLDFDAHFEITAQWYSSLRVGARHSAYKVLVEKGSGNILGAHLIGPGAEEQINLLAMAMGAGLTANKLKGIIFAYPSYASDISSMV, translated from the coding sequence ATGAACCCAAATGAGAGTTTCGACCTGATCGTGATCGGGGCCGGTACCGGCGGTACGGGCGTCGCCCGCATGGCTGCGGCGGCAGGCTGGAAGGTCGCCGTGGTCGATAGCTTGCCTTATGGCGGTACGTGCGCCTTACGCGGGTGTGACCCCAAAAAAATGCTGATCGCCGTGACCGAGGGCGTCGACTGGGCGCGCAACTTGAAAGGCAAGGGGCTTCGGGCGCAAACCGCTGTCGATTGGCCCGACATGATCGCTTTCAAGCGCAGCTTTACCGACCTCATGTCAGGTCGGATCGAAGCCGGGATGCAGCGGGCCGGTGTCGTTCCCCTGCATGGCCAGGCCCGCTTCACCGGACCAAACACGATTGAAGTGAATGGCGAACTCCTGACCGCTCGGCATTTTCACCTTGCCACCGGCGCCCGGCCGATGACCTTGAATATCCCGGGCGAAAACCTGCTGATCACCAGCACCGACTTCCTCGAATTGCCGGAGCGGCCGGACAGGGTCGTCTTCGTCGGCGGCGGATTCATCGCGATGGAATTTGCCCACATCTGCAAACGCGCCGGCTCAAGGGACGTCACGGTACTAGAAATGATGAAGCGCCCGTTGGGCAATTTCGACCCCGACATGGTCGGCATGCTTTCCGAAGCGACCGCCGATCTGGGCATCGACCTGCGGACCGAGGCCAGGGTGTTGACGATCGAGCAGGACGGCGCCGGGTTCATCGTGACCTATGAAACGCCGCAAGGCACCCAGACCATTGCCTGCGACAGGGTGGTGCATGCCACCGGGCGCGTGCCCAACATCGAGCATCTCAACCTGGACGCCGCGGGCGTGGCCTACGGCCGTAAGGGCATCCAAGTCAGTCCCTTCATGCGCACGACCAACCCGGCGATCTTCGCGGCCGGCGACTGCGCGGACAGCGGCCCCAATCTCACCCCGGTCTCGGCCAACGAGGGCCGGATCGCGGGCAAGAACCTGCTCGCCGGAAAAGACGAGCGCGCGATCCACTACCCGCCGATCCCCAGCGTCGTCTTCACGCTTCCGCCCGTGGCGTCCGTCGGGCTGTCCGAAGACGCGGCACGCGAGCAGGGGCTGGACTTTGACGCGCATTTCGAGATAACCGCGCAGTGGTATTCCTCCCTGCGCGTGGGCGCGCGACACAGCGCCTACAAGGTGTTGGTCGAGAAAGGCAGCGGGAACATCCTGGGCGCGCATCTGATCGGCCCCGGCGCCGAGGAACAGATCAATCTGCTCGCCATGGCCATGGGCGCTGGACTGACGGCGAACAAGCTCAAGGGCATCATCTTTGCCTATCCCAGCTATGCCTCGGACATCAGTTCGATGGTGTAG
- a CDS encoding CBASS cGAMP-activated phospholipase gives MLTLDGGGARGYLTLKILECVEAYLNTLTDNALPLGARFDLICGTSTGGIIALALALGRPVSEISALYERHVPRIFGSTMRRFGWMRNFRPRYRSDALREAMHAFFGDLTLGAVQTDVCVTAASLTNARPHLFRSDYAKPGPWRGEDRLADLALATSAAPTFFAAHATERLSDLVDGGLYANNPALLGVVEAFQFSRPSRRGIAPPHDLGATCLAQLAVLSIGTGEQCAMPYTPERLRNGGLLAWGAHFHNVIDESQSQYTNLLAAGLLGTAYHRINPRLDFPMAMDDVRRLPALKNLAELSVSDEEFLRTRMAIF, from the coding sequence GTGCTCACCCTGGATGGGGGCGGCGCCCGCGGTTATTTGACACTCAAGATTCTCGAATGCGTCGAAGCGTATTTGAATACGCTGACTGATAACGCGCTGCCGCTGGGGGCGCGTTTCGACCTCATCTGTGGTACGTCGACGGGCGGGATCATCGCACTGGCGCTGGCACTGGGCCGACCGGTGAGCGAGATATCCGCCCTGTATGAAAGACACGTGCCGCGCATCTTCGGTTCAACGATGCGGCGCTTCGGGTGGATGAGAAATTTCCGCCCCCGTTACCGCAGCGACGCCTTACGCGAGGCGATGCATGCGTTCTTCGGCGACCTCACCTTAGGCGCGGTGCAGACGGATGTCTGCGTCACCGCGGCCTCGCTGACCAATGCACGACCCCATCTCTTCCGCAGCGATTACGCGAAGCCAGGCCCATGGCGTGGCGAAGATCGTCTCGCCGATCTGGCATTAGCCACCTCGGCGGCGCCAACCTTCTTCGCCGCCCACGCGACGGAACGCCTGAGCGATCTCGTCGATGGTGGGCTCTACGCCAACAACCCCGCGCTACTCGGTGTGGTGGAGGCGTTCCAGTTCAGCCGCCCGAGTCGGCGCGGTATCGCGCCGCCTCACGACCTTGGTGCCACGTGCCTGGCACAACTGGCCGTATTGTCGATAGGCACCGGTGAGCAATGTGCCATGCCCTATACCCCAGAACGCTTGCGTAACGGCGGTTTGCTGGCCTGGGGTGCGCACTTCCACAACGTCATCGACGAAAGCCAGTCGCAGTACACCAATCTGTTGGCGGCGGGCCTGCTGGGTACCGCCTACCACCGCATCAACCCGCGTCTGGATTTTCCGATGGCCATGGATGACGTGCGTCGTTTGCCCGCACTGAAAAACCTGGCGGAATTGTCCGTGTCGGATGAGGAATTTTTACGCACCCGCATGGCCATCTTTTGA
- a CDS encoding LuxR C-terminal-related transcriptional regulator, translated as MGTNSQVAMMLVRGKPLTIIGEQLNLSPKTVSTYKQRLMEKLHVDHVLSLAHLMTVHGLIDTPNHHVGN; from the coding sequence ATGGGCACAAATAGCCAAGTGGCGATGATGCTGGTGCGCGGCAAACCGCTGACCATCATTGGCGAACAGCTCAACCTGAGTCCCAAGACCGTGTCCACCTACAAACAGCGCCTGATGGAGAAACTGCACGTGGACCACGTGCTCAGCCTGGCCCATCTGATGACCGTACATGGACTGATCGATACTCCGAATCACCACGTCGGCAATTGA
- a CDS encoding group III truncated hemoglobin, producing MKTIAMDSRELNSPEAIADFVDAFYAKVRVDAALGPIFKDVDLQQHIPKIRAYWRKMLLGDHEGYRRNMIAQHMALHTRHSLHHHHFQRWLALFVATVDEQFRGHAAIQAKRLASTIAVNLEALLDVRRK from the coding sequence GTGAAAACGATCGCCATGGATTCGCGTGAACTGAACTCACCGGAGGCCATTGCCGACTTCGTGGACGCCTTTTACGCCAAGGTGAGGGTTGATGCCGCGCTTGGACCGATCTTCAAAGACGTTGACCTGCAGCAACATATACCAAAGATTCGCGCGTATTGGCGCAAGATGCTGCTCGGTGACCATGAGGGCTATCGACGCAACATGATTGCCCAGCACATGGCGCTGCACACGCGACATTCCTTGCACCACCACCACTTTCAGCGGTGGTTGGCGTTATTTGTGGCAACCGTGGACGAGCAATTCCGCGGGCACGCCGCCATCCAGGCCAAGCGCCTTGCGTCCACGATCGCTGTCAACCTCGAAGCGCTGCTCGACGTCCGTCGGAAGTAA
- a CDS encoding tetratricopeptide repeat protein → MAFPSDAAGRLRHGGGDSRRSKSVIDVIPLSEPSFTEMQVAARHDELAGQYGAAAHTLDQALKLAPDSSDLLQDRAEIALRLKNFSDAEKLARQSWSLGPKLGTPVYPQLADHGRGALAGWRPSLCGARAGGYSNAARRGSITFERATSRSSVAPACPADGAARCHAMAGDRGRGSVVRFASGI, encoded by the coding sequence ATGGCGTTTCCGAGCGACGCGGCTGGGCGCCTACGACATGGTGGCGGCGATTCGCGCCGTAGTAAGTCCGTTATCGACGTCATCCCGCTGAGCGAACCGTCGTTCACCGAAATGCAGGTTGCGGCGCGACACGATGAGTTGGCCGGCCAATACGGCGCGGCCGCGCACACGCTGGACCAGGCCTTGAAGCTTGCCCCCGACTCATCGGACCTGCTGCAGGATCGGGCAGAGATTGCGTTGCGGCTGAAGAATTTCAGCGACGCCGAAAAGCTGGCCCGTCAGTCGTGGTCGTTGGGTCCGAAACTCGGCACCCCTGTGTACCCGCAACTGGCAGACCATGGTCGAGGTGCGCTTGCAGGCTGGCGACCGAGCCTGTGCGGAGCGCGCGCAGGTGGGTACAGCAATGCCGCAAGGCGAGGATCAATCACTTTTGAGCGAGCCACGAGCCGATCCTCGGTTGCTCCTGCGTGCCCGGCGGATGGGGCGGCGCGGTGTCACGCCATGGCCGGTGACCGCGGTCGCGGATCGGTGGTGCGCTTCGCAAGCGGTATCTAG
- the merD gene encoding mercuric resistance transcriptional repressor MerD: MNAYTVSQLAKDAGVSVHIVRDYLVRGLLHPAARTDGGYGVFDANALHRLCFVRSAVEAGVGLDVVTRLCRSLDASNADKTVMCLAEVGGIVDERRQALVGLEAQLSALRAEVGRHEEARR; the protein is encoded by the coding sequence ATGAACGCCTACACCGTGTCACAGCTGGCTAAAGACGCCGGCGTGAGCGTGCATATCGTGCGTGACTACCTGGTGCGCGGGCTGCTGCATCCGGCCGCGCGCACCGATGGAGGTTATGGCGTGTTCGACGCGAACGCCCTGCACCGGCTTTGTTTCGTGCGGTCCGCGGTCGAGGCAGGGGTCGGCCTGGACGTCGTGACGCGACTGTGCCGGTCGCTGGATGCATCGAATGCCGATAAGACGGTGATGTGCCTGGCAGAGGTAGGCGGAATCGTCGATGAGCGGCGGCAGGCATTGGTGGGGTTGGAGGCGCAATTGAGCGCGCTGCGGGCAGAGGTTGGTCGACACGAAGAGGCACGGCGATGA
- the merP gene encoding mercury resistance system periplasmic binding protein MerP has translation MKKLAALIVLATAISAPAWAATKTATLSVSGMTCAACPITVKKALSQVPGVEKTEILFDKKEAVVTFDDAKTSTRALVSATTDAGYPSTVKN, from the coding sequence ATGAAGAAACTTGCCGCTCTCATCGTCCTTGCCACCGCCATTTCCGCGCCTGCCTGGGCGGCTACGAAGACCGCCACCCTGTCGGTGTCCGGTATGACGTGTGCCGCATGTCCCATCACCGTCAAGAAAGCGCTGTCCCAGGTTCCCGGTGTCGAAAAGACCGAGATCCTGTTCGACAAGAAGGAAGCCGTTGTGACCTTCGATGATGCCAAGACCAGCACCCGGGCACTCGTCAGCGCCACGACGGATGCGGGCTACCCCTCCACCGTTAAGAATTGA
- the merC gene encoding organomercurial transporter MerC: MSLTPLTRTADKAGVIGAIVTAMGCAACFPALASLGAAIGLGFLSQYEGVFIHYLLPLFAMVALLANGIAGFRHRQWLRMALGVIGPVLVLIGALRMAAWLLYPGLVLMVAVSIWDLVSPPGKGHRGAKRDDACC; encoded by the coding sequence ATGTCTCTCACTCCACTCACACGCACCGCCGACAAAGCGGGCGTAATCGGGGCCATCGTCACAGCGATGGGATGCGCTGCTTGCTTTCCTGCACTCGCCAGCCTGGGCGCCGCGATCGGATTGGGCTTTCTGAGCCAGTACGAGGGCGTATTCATCCATTACTTGCTGCCACTGTTTGCGATGGTCGCCTTGCTTGCCAACGGGATCGCCGGCTTCCGTCATCGGCAGTGGTTACGCATGGCCCTTGGCGTGATCGGACCGGTCTTGGTGCTGATCGGGGCCTTGCGCATGGCGGCGTGGCTGCTCTATCCCGGGCTGGTCTTGATGGTCGCGGTATCCATCTGGGATCTGGTATCGCCGCCGGGAAAGGGGCACCGCGGTGCGAAGCGAGACGACGCCTGCTGTTGA
- a CDS encoding DNA-binding protein has protein sequence MAKGITEAQVHAAADALVAAGERPTVERIRAHLGTGSPNTVTRLLDSWWQALGARLTAQQAMASIPDVPAGIATLAEQWWAQAWQQAREAVHADLARERQQLADDRVALDRERETLQQAHAQLQQALAQAQQAETAMAARLADIQRLVEQQAAQLADLTQQREALEARNGRLEAEYLSVTARLQAQEATAAAERESLAQQLRAAEDHGHAEVDRARQESKGWRTRLTAVEKERAAEREKHRHELTTVRASLTTAQQDVAAYRARVETLERQWATLGDLPAILRAQGQATKVKRPGAAKKAAKSARPRTRSSR, from the coding sequence ATGGCCAAAGGCATCACCGAAGCGCAGGTTCACGCCGCCGCCGACGCCCTCGTGGCCGCCGGCGAGCGCCCCACGGTGGAGCGGATCCGCGCCCACCTCGGTACCGGCTCGCCGAACACCGTCACCCGGCTACTCGATTCGTGGTGGCAGGCGCTGGGCGCCCGATTGACCGCACAGCAGGCGATGGCATCGATCCCCGACGTCCCCGCCGGAATCGCCACCCTGGCGGAACAATGGTGGGCACAGGCGTGGCAGCAGGCGCGCGAGGCCGTGCATGCCGACCTTGCCCGTGAGCGGCAACAACTCGCCGACGATCGCGTGGCGCTTGATCGTGAACGAGAGACCCTTCAACAGGCGCACGCGCAACTCCAGCAAGCGCTCGCGCAGGCGCAGCAGGCCGAAACGGCCATGGCGGCACGCTTGGCCGATATTCAACGGCTCGTCGAGCAGCAAGCCGCACAACTGGCGGATCTGACCCAGCAGCGGGAAGCGCTGGAAGCGCGTAACGGGCGACTGGAAGCGGAGTACCTCAGCGTCACAGCGCGCCTGCAGGCCCAGGAAGCCACCGCGGCCGCCGAACGCGAATCGCTGGCCCAGCAACTGCGCGCCGCGGAAGATCATGGCCACGCCGAGGTGGATCGCGCCCGCCAGGAGAGCAAGGGATGGCGCACCCGGCTGACCGCTGTGGAGAAGGAACGTGCTGCCGAGCGCGAGAAGCATCGGCACGAACTGACCACCGTCCGCGCCAGTTTGACCACGGCGCAGCAAGACGTGGCGGCGTACCGGGCGCGTGTCGAGACGCTGGAGCGCCAATGGGCCACGTTGGGCGATCTGCCCGCGATCCTTCGGGCCCAAGGTCAGGCCACGAAGGTTAAGCGCCCAGGAGCGGCCAAGAAGGCCGCAAAATCGGCCAGGCCTCGCACGCGTTCCTCCCGTTGA